From a region of the Clupea harengus chromosome 9, Ch_v2.0.2, whole genome shotgun sequence genome:
- the LOC105899503 gene encoding ATP-sensitive inward rectifier potassium channel 1-like encodes MVRSLRKCLNDYLAERQIRRTRLVTKDGHCNIEYGNIKYQNHFSYILDFWTTLVEIRWRFVIFFFVASFTMSWFIFGLIWYWIARDNGDLYWQEQPEKHTPCVDNVFGLTTAFLYSLETQTTIGYGGRAITPRCAGAVALIIIQSLIGALINCFWCGVVMTKISLPKKRAKTISFSEAAVICPRNGTLCLQFRVANLRKTLMIGSQIYGKLLRTTITPEGEAIIMDQVNIDFLVESGKDNLFFICPLTLYHVIDKSSPFFEMAVDTLHQQEFELVVFLDGTAESTSSSCQVRTSYIPQEIMWGYKFQSIISRSKEGKYRVDFSNFSKVVPVPTAHCAYCFHNVKGHHHHARNGTDNQGFEVIDIYDAAPATKM; translated from the coding sequence ATGGTACGCTCTTTACGGAAGTGTCTGAATGACTACCTGGCAGAGCGCCAGATTCGCCGAACCCGTCTGGTGACCAAAGATGGCCACTGCAATATTGAATATGGAAACATTAAATATCAAAACCATTTTTCCTACATTCTCGACTTCTGGACAACGCTTGTGGAGATCCGTTGGCGTTTCGTTATCTTCTTCTTTGTGGCCTCTTTCACAATGAGCTGGTTCATCTTTGGTCTGATATGGTACTGGATTGCTCGAGACAATGGAGATTTGTACTGGCAGGAACAACCAGAGAAGCACACACCATGTGTGGATAACGTCTTTGGTCTGACCACAGCCTTCCTCTACTCGCTTGAGACCCAAACGACCATAGGGTACGGAGGACGTGCCATCACTCCACGGTGTGCAGGAGCTGTTGCCTTAATCATCATTCAGTCCCTTATAGGTGCTCTTATCAACTGCTTCTGGTGTGGTGTTGTCATGACTAAGATCTCCCTTCCCAAGAAGAGGGCCAAAACTATTAGCTTCAGTGAAGCAGCTGTCATTTGTCCTAGGAATGGTACACTATGTCTTCAATTCCGTGTGGCTAATCTCAGGAAGACCCTCATGATCGGAAGCCAGATCTATGGCAAGTTGCTGCGTACAACCATAACGCCTGAAGGTGAAGCCATTATTATGGACCAGGTCAACATTGATTTCTTGGTTGAGTCTGGAAAGGACAACCTGTTTTTTATCTGTCCCCTGACTCTGTATCATGTCATTGACAAGTCCAGCCCATTCTTTGAGATGGCAGTGGACACCCTGCATCAGCAGGAGTTTGAGCTGGTCGTCTTCTTGGACGGAACAGCAGAGTCTACAAGCTCCTCTTGCCAGGTCAGGACTTCATACATCCCACAGGAGATCATGTGGGGCTACAAATTCCAATCCATCATCTCCCGTAGCAAAGAAGGGAAGTACCGTGTGGACTTCTCCAACTTTTCCAAGGTGGTACCCGTGCCAACTGCTCACTGTGCTTACTGCTTTCACAATGTGAAAGGCCATCATCATCATGCGAGGAATGGAACTGACAACCAGGGATTTGAAGTCATAGACATCTATGACGCAGCCCCTGCCACCAAGATGTAA